Below is a genomic region from Microbacterium sp. LWO12-1.2.
TCCGTGAGCGCGCCTACAACGATGCCCTGAGCCGCTGGGAGGCGCGCGGTGGTGCCAAGAAGCCGTTCGACGAGGAGAAGGCGAAGACGGCGGCTGCACGACGATTCCCCTCGTTCGCGAACCCTCGCAATGCCGCCAGCGGTGGTCTCCGGCAGCAGATCGACAAGAAGGACGGGCTGGAGCTCGAGGCAGGCCTGCTGCGCATCGAGTCACTCGCGCTGTACGTGCACGGGATCGGCGCGTGGGCGAAACCCCCGGTCTCGTCCCAGAGCGAGGTATACGGGCTGCTGGCCGAATGGGGCCTGCCGACCAGCCCGCACACGAAGGTGTGCTCGAGCATCGACGAGGTCGCGGACTTCGTCGCCTACTTCGGCGAGCATCGACACGACATCGAGCACGAGCTCGACGGCATCGTGGTGAAGGTCGATGAGCTCTCCCTGCACGACGAACTCGGGGCGACGAGCCGCGCGCCGCGATGGGCGATCGCATACAAGTACCCGCCGGAGGAGGTGCAGACCACGCTTCTCGACATCGTGGTGTCGGTGGGACGCACCGGCCGTGCGACTCCGTTCGCCGTCATGGCGCCTGCGCACGTGGCAGGGTCTGTGGTGCGTCAGGCGACCCTCCACAACAAGGACGTGGTCAAGGCCAAGGGAGTTCTGATCGGTGACACGGTCGTACTCCGTAAAGCGGGAGACGTGATCCCCGAGGTGCTGGGGCCGGTCGTCGAGCGTCGCGACGGTACGGAGCGCGAGTTCGTGATGCCCGAGAACTGCCCCGAGTGCGGAACCCCGCTGCGCGCGATGAAGGAAGGCGACATCGACCTCCGTTGCCCGAATGCGCGCTCGTGCCCCGCGCAGGTGCGGGGGCGCGTCGAGCACATCGGCTCGCGCGGCGCCCTCGATGTCGAGGCACTCGGTGAGGTGACGGCGGCTGCACTGACCCAGCCGACCACGCCCGAGGTGCCTCCGCTGGTGACCGAGGCGGGGCTGTTCGCCCTCACCCTCGATCAGCTGGTGCCGATCGAGCTGTTCGTGCGGGATGCCGAGACCGGACTGCCGAAGGAAGATGACGACGGTGTCGTCAAGACCAGAGCGCCGTTCCGGCGAAACCCGACCGCTGCGGAGAAGAAGGCGGGCAAGGACGGCCCTCAGCCCTCGTCGCAGGCTCTGACACTGCTGGCAGAGCTCGAGAAGGCGAAGACCAAGGAACTCTGGCGGCTGCTCGTATCGCTCAACATCCGGCACGTCGGTCCCGTCGCGGCTCGCGCACTGGCCCAGTGGTTCGGGTCGCTCGACGCGATCCGTGCCGCGTCGCGGGAGGAGTTGGCGGCTGTCGAAGGCGTCGGTGGGATCATCGCCGACTCGCTGCTCGACTGGTTCGACGTTGACTGGCACCAGGAGATCGTGCAGGCATGGGCGGATGCCGGCGTGCAGTGGTCGACACCCGGTCATCCTGGTCCCGGAGCGGCCGTGGCAGAGGGCGGTGTGCTCGACGGGCTGACCGTCGTCGCGACCGGGTCACTGGACGGGTACACGCGTGATGGTGCGCAGGAGGCGATCATCCAGGCGGGTGGCAAAGCCGCATCAAGTGTCTCCAAGAAGACCGACTTCGTGGCGGCAGGGCCTGGCGCGGGCTCCAAGCTCGCGAAGGCGGAGGAGCTCGGTGTGCGCATCCTCGATGCGGCGCAGTTCCACATTCTCGTGACCGAGGGGCCGGACGCGCTCCCGCCCGTCGGACCCTCGGGATCGTGAAGCGCTACGGACCGCTGATCGCTGTCTCCGAGGCACTAGCCGTCGGGGACCCCGGTAGGAATCACCTGCGTCTGACGCAGGATGCGGTCCTCCTTCGGGAGGGCGCGGAGAGCCGGGGCATCCTTTCGTGGGCGAGCGTCGATGAGATCGCGCTGGACGTGCCGACGACGCGGTTCCGGTTGCCTGGCCTCGTGGGGACGGTCGTGCTCGGCGCGTTGACGGCGGTCGCGCTGTCCGATATCGGCATCGACCCCGACGATGGCGCTGTGACGCTCACCGTCGATGGCGAGCCGCTGACCGTGCCACTGAGTCGTCACCACGTCGGTGGGTACTGGGCGCCGACGGTCGCAGGCGCACACAGCCTGCTTGCCTACCTCATCGAGAACCCCGAGCAGCGCGCACTCCTGGCGCATCCGGAGCAGCTGATCGACGTCGCCGCGCAACTCGCTCGTGGGGCGGCCTGACTCGCGAGCAGAGCGGCAGACTCGACGGCGCCACGACGACCTTCTCGATGCGGGACTCTTCGACGAAGACAAAAGAGCGGGGCCGGCGAACCGGCCCCGCTCTTCTTTCGTGCTCCGGCCCTCAGGCCTTGTGGCGTGGCTTCCGGTACGGCTTCTCGTCGCGGTCCGAGTGCGCGGGGCGCTCGTCGCGTTCGCGGCGCTCGAAGCGGTCTCCGCGACCACCGTCGGCATCGCGGGGTCCGCTGTTGCGTCGGCCGATCGGTCCGCGGTCCGGCTTGATCTCGATCAGGCGGCCCGAGATGCGCGTGTCGCGGAGCTTGTCGAGCACTGCAGGGCTGAGGTTCGACGGCAGCTCGACGGTCGAGAAGTCGGGGCGGATGTTGATGACACCGAAGTCATCGCGCCCGAGCCCGCCCTCGTTCGCGAGCGCACCGACGATCTGACGCGGCTCGACGCGGTGGCGACGGCCGACCTCGATGCGGTATGCGGTGTAGTCGCCACGTCCGCGGCGCTCAGTGCGCGGCTCGCGCGGTTCACGAGTGCCGCGCTCTCGCGGCGGACGGCTGTCTGCCTCGAGCGCCTTGGCGAGCGGGTCATCGGCCGGGTCCAGCAGCAACGGAGTGTCGCCCTGCACCACGATCGCCAGCGCCGCGGCCACATCGGCTTCTGGCACATCGTGATTGCGCACGTAGTGGGCGATCACATCGCGGAACTTCTCGACGCGCGCGGCGTCGCCGAGCGCGGCAGTGATCGCGTCGTCGAAGCGTGCGAGACGCGTGGTGTTCACGTCGTCGGTGCTGGGCAGCTGCATCTGCGTCGGGACCTGACGCGTCGCCTTCTCGATGTGCTTGAGCAGGTAGCGCTCGCGCGGCGTGATGAAGCTGATCGCATCGCCGCTGCGTCCGGCACGGCCGGTGCGTCCGATGCGGTGCACGTACGACTCGGTGTCGGTGGGGATGTCGAAGTTGATGACGTGGCTGATGCGCTCGACGTCGAGACCGCGTGCCGCGACGTCGGTCGCGACCAAGATGTCGAGCTTGCCGGCCTTCAGCTGGTTCACGCTGCGTTCGCGCTGCACCTGGGGGACGTCACCGTTGATCGCTGCAGCGGAGTAGCCGCGGGCACGCAGCTTCTCGGCGAGCGTCTCGGTCTCGTTCTTGGTGCGGACGAAGACGATCATCCCGTCGAAGTTCTCGACCTCGAGGATGCGGGTGAGCGCGTCGACCTTCTGTGCGTACGACACCACGAGGTAGCGCTGCGTGATGTTCGTCCCGGTCGCGGTCTTCGACTTGATGCTGATCTCTTCCGGATCGCGCAGGTACTTCTGCGCGAGGCGACGGATCTGCGGGGGCATGGTCGCGGAGAACAGTGCGACCTGCTTCTCGACGGGGGTCTGCGCGAGGATCTGCTCGACGTCCTCCGCGAAACCCATCTTCAGCATCTCGTCGGCCTCATCGAGAACCAGATACTGCAGCTGGGAGAGATCCAGAGTGCCCTTGGCAAGGTGGTCCATGATGCGGCCGGGTGTTCCGACGATCACGTGCACTCCGCGGCGCAGCGCGGAGAGCTGCACACCGTACGCCTGTCCGCCGTAGACGGGCAGCATGTGCACGCCCTTCATCTTGGAGGCGTAGGACTCGAACGCCTCGCACACCTGCAGCGCGAGCTCGCGGGTCGGCGCGAGCACGAGAGCCTGCGGCGACTTCTGCGACACGTCGAGTCGCTCGAGGACGGGAAGCGCGAATGCCGCGGTCTTACCGGTTCCGGTCTGGGCCATGCCGACGACGTCGCGTCCGGCGAGCAGCGTCGGAATCGTTGCGGCTTGAATGGGGGAGGGGGTCTCGTATCCGAGATCACGGATCGCCTTGAGGACGGGCCCGGTGATGCCGAGTTCCTCGAATCCGGGGGTCGCGGGGGAGTCCTCGGGGGCGTCGGTCAGCACTGCATCTTCAGGAGTCACTGACCAAGGGTAGCGTGGCGGGCTGCTCCCTGCCTGTGAGGGCGTCCTCAGGAACCGTTCGTGAGAGCCAGGAGCTTCTCCTTGACCTGCCGTCGGAGCACCTTTCCGATCAGCGATTTCGGCAGGTCGTCGACGACGAAGATCCGACGCGGCACCTTGTATGGCGTCAGGATGGTGCGGGCGAACTCACGGATCGCCTCGACGTCGAGATCGGCGGCGCCGTCGACCACGATCGCCGCGACCACTTCTTCGCCCGAGTGCTCGCTGGGCAGCCCGACGACAGCTGCGTCGACCACCTGCGGATGCTGACGCAGCACGTTCTCGACCTCGGTCGGTGCGACGTTGAAGCCACCCGTGATGATCAGCTCCTTGATCCGGTCGACGATCCGGATGAAACCGGCGTCATCGATCGTGACGATGTCGCCGGTGCGGAACCAGCCGTCCGCGAACACCGCATCGGTCTCCTCGGGCTTGCCGTAGTAGCCGGAGAAGACCTGCGGTCCCCGCACGATCAGCTCACCGGCCGAGCCTGCGGGAACATCGACGGTCGGATTCTCGGGATCGACGACGCGGCATTCCGTGCCGGGCAGCGGAAGCCCGACCGTGCCGGGGACGCGGTTGTCCGCCACCGGGTTGGCCATCAGCACCGGCGAGCATTCGCTGAGTCCGTAGCCTTCGACGAGGAAGCCGTGGGTCGCCGCCTCGAAAGGCACGACGAGTTCGTGCGGCAGCGCCATGGCGCCGGAGATCGCGACCTCGACCCCGTCGAGAGACACGCCCTGCTGGGTCGCCGCGGCGAGCAGGCGGTCCGCGATCGGGGGGACGAGAGGCAGGAACGTCGCGGGATGCTTCTTCATCACGTCGAGCACCAGATCGGGGTCGAACTTCGGGAACAACACGAGGCGTGCGCCCATCGACATCGCGAACGTGAGACAGAGCGTCAGGCCGTAGGCGTGGAACATCGGCAGCACGGCGTAGACGACGCATCCCTTGCCGCGCTGGATGGACGGCACCCAGGCCTGTGCCTGCGCCGCGTTCGCGAGCAGATTCCGATGCGTCAGCGCCGCGCCCTTCGGCGTGCCTGTCGTGCCTGAGGTGTACTGGATGATCGCCAGATCGTCGGTGGACGGGCTGGGGTGGGATGCGGGGAGCGGGGCAGCGGAGAGCAGCGTCTCCCACGGCACGGTTCCGCGTACCTTCTCGGTCAGAGCCGCACGCGACTCGCGCGCCTTGGTGACCGGCAGCCGGAGGGCGAAACGCGTCAGGAACGGCATGGAACGTGTGACATCGACGGAGATGAGCGTGCTCACGGCGAGGTCGGTCGGAAACTCCTGGACTGTCGCGACGACCTTGTTCCACACGATCGCATGCTTCGCGCCATGATCCTCGAACTGCTTGCGCAGTTCCCGAGGTGTGTAGAGCGGGTTGTGCTCGACGACGACGGCTCCGAGTCTGAGCACCGCGTAGAACGCGACGATGTGCTGCGGGCAGTTCGGCAGCACGATCGCGACAGGATCTCCGCCGCGCACGCCTCGATCGCGCAGACCGGCCGCGGCGCGATCGATCGCCTCCTGCAGTTGCGCGTAGGTGGTCTCACGACCGAAGAACTGCAGGGCAGGTGCGTCGGGGTAGTCCCGTGCGGACGCGGCGACGATGTCGATCAGCGATCCCGATACGGGGGCGAGGTCTTCCGGGACACCGGCGGCGTAGCTGGCGACCCACGGGCGAGGAGGCTGGAACGTGCTCACCCGCTCAGCATAGGCCGCGCCCGGGAAGCCGCGGGTGAGCGGCGCCGAGCGCGACAACTAGACTTGGGGCGTGTCTGAAATCACCCCTGATCTTGTACGCCATCTCGGTGTGCTCGCGCGCATCCAGCTGAACGACGACGAGGTGTCGCGGCTCACGGGCCAGCTCGACGCCATCGTGGACAACATCGCGAAGGTGTCGGAGGTGGCAACCGACGACATCATCGCGACGAGTCACCCGATTCCGCTGAGCAACGTCTTCCGTCCCGATGTGGTCGGCGAGACTCTCACGCACGAGCAGGTGCTCCAGAATGCACCGGATGCCGCCGACGGCCGCTTCCGTGTCACCGCGATCCTGGGAGAAGAGCAGTGAGCGACATCATCCGACTGACCGCGGCAGAACTCGCCACGAAGCTTGCGTCGCGCGAGGTGTCAAGCGTCGAGGCCACGCAGGCGCACCTCGACCGCATCGCCGTCGTGGATGGCGACGT
It encodes:
- the gatC gene encoding Asp-tRNA(Asn)/Glu-tRNA(Gln) amidotransferase subunit GatC, with the translated sequence MSEITPDLVRHLGVLARIQLNDDEVSRLTGQLDAIVDNIAKVSEVATDDIIATSHPIPLSNVFRPDVVGETLTHEQVLQNAPDAADGRFRVTAILGEEQ
- a CDS encoding long-chain-fatty-acid--CoA ligase: MSTFQPPRPWVASYAAGVPEDLAPVSGSLIDIVAASARDYPDAPALQFFGRETTYAQLQEAIDRAAAGLRDRGVRGGDPVAIVLPNCPQHIVAFYAVLRLGAVVVEHNPLYTPRELRKQFEDHGAKHAIVWNKVVATVQEFPTDLAVSTLISVDVTRSMPFLTRFALRLPVTKARESRAALTEKVRGTVPWETLLSAAPLPASHPSPSTDDLAIIQYTSGTTGTPKGAALTHRNLLANAAQAQAWVPSIQRGKGCVVYAVLPMFHAYGLTLCLTFAMSMGARLVLFPKFDPDLVLDVMKKHPATFLPLVPPIADRLLAAATQQGVSLDGVEVAISGAMALPHELVVPFEAATHGFLVEGYGLSECSPVLMANPVADNRVPGTVGLPLPGTECRVVDPENPTVDVPAGSAGELIVRGPQVFSGYYGKPEETDAVFADGWFRTGDIVTIDDAGFIRIVDRIKELIITGGFNVAPTEVENVLRQHPQVVDAAVVGLPSEHSGEEVVAAIVVDGAADLDVEAIREFARTILTPYKVPRRIFVVDDLPKSLIGKVLRRQVKEKLLALTNGS
- a CDS encoding DEAD/DEAH box helicase, which gives rise to MTPEDAVLTDAPEDSPATPGFEELGITGPVLKAIRDLGYETPSPIQAATIPTLLAGRDVVGMAQTGTGKTAAFALPVLERLDVSQKSPQALVLAPTRELALQVCEAFESYASKMKGVHMLPVYGGQAYGVQLSALRRGVHVIVGTPGRIMDHLAKGTLDLSQLQYLVLDEADEMLKMGFAEDVEQILAQTPVEKQVALFSATMPPQIRRLAQKYLRDPEEISIKSKTATGTNITQRYLVVSYAQKVDALTRILEVENFDGMIVFVRTKNETETLAEKLRARGYSAAAINGDVPQVQRERSVNQLKAGKLDILVATDVAARGLDVERISHVINFDIPTDTESYVHRIGRTGRAGRSGDAISFITPRERYLLKHIEKATRQVPTQMQLPSTDDVNTTRLARFDDAITAALGDAARVEKFRDVIAHYVRNHDVPEADVAAALAIVVQGDTPLLLDPADDPLAKALEADSRPPRERGTREPREPRTERRGRGDYTAYRIEVGRRHRVEPRQIVGALANEGGLGRDDFGVINIRPDFSTVELPSNLSPAVLDKLRDTRISGRLIEIKPDRGPIGRRNSGPRDADGGRGDRFERRERDERPAHSDRDEKPYRKPRHKA
- the ligA gene encoding NAD-dependent DNA ligase LigA, producing the protein MPENISLEDARTEAEGLTTRILEAKDAYYGRDTSVVDDFTYDGWMHRLEELERLHPELQGQDSPTQMVGAAEATGLATIEHAERMLSLDNVFSIEELREWAAKTHAAAGRDVAWLTELKIDGLAINLRYEHGVLTSAATRGDGRVGEIVTENALRLPEIPERLVGSGHPAIVEVRGEVFIPVAAFERLNAAQADFRERAYNDALSRWEARGGAKKPFDEEKAKTAAARRFPSFANPRNAASGGLRQQIDKKDGLELEAGLLRIESLALYVHGIGAWAKPPVSSQSEVYGLLAEWGLPTSPHTKVCSSIDEVADFVAYFGEHRHDIEHELDGIVVKVDELSLHDELGATSRAPRWAIAYKYPPEEVQTTLLDIVVSVGRTGRATPFAVMAPAHVAGSVVRQATLHNKDVVKAKGVLIGDTVVLRKAGDVIPEVLGPVVERRDGTEREFVMPENCPECGTPLRAMKEGDIDLRCPNARSCPAQVRGRVEHIGSRGALDVEALGEVTAAALTQPTTPEVPPLVTEAGLFALTLDQLVPIELFVRDAETGLPKEDDDGVVKTRAPFRRNPTAAEKKAGKDGPQPSSQALTLLAELEKAKTKELWRLLVSLNIRHVGPVAARALAQWFGSLDAIRAASREELAAVEGVGGIIADSLLDWFDVDWHQEIVQAWADAGVQWSTPGHPGPGAAVAEGGVLDGLTVVATGSLDGYTRDGAQEAIIQAGGKAASSVSKKTDFVAAGPGAGSKLAKAEELGVRILDAAQFHILVTEGPDALPPVGPSGS